The following coding sequences are from one Arachis hypogaea cultivar Tifrunner chromosome 7, arahy.Tifrunner.gnm2.J5K5, whole genome shotgun sequence window:
- the LOC140174358 gene encoding subtilisin-like protease SBT1.3, whose amino-acid sequence MRRGKMVKNLKNYVLINKNATATFLFLGTRLGIRPSPLVVASSSREPNFLSLEVLKPDLVAPGVNILVAWSEDVGPLGLRVKFSIVSGTSMSSPHVSGVAALIKAKHPQWSPAAIKSALMTIAYVVDNTMKPLKDVSNAEKPSSPYDHGASHINPTKALDPSLVYDIKPQDYLDFLCTQNLTPNQLGVFGKYANRSCAYSLASPGDLNYPAISLVFAENKSISSQSRKQDEVEQRCDKAIRGEAIQWARQTNGAEHPRMTQTDDDHPAMDKDDATEDGSRVR is encoded by the exons ATGCGGAGAGGAAAGATGgtaaaaaatctcaaaaattaTGTCTTAATAAACAAAAATGCCACCGCAACTTTTTTATTTCTTGGAACAAGGTTAGGGATTAGGCCTTCACCTTTAGTAGTAGCATCTTCATCAAGAGAGCCTAATTTCCTCTCACTTGAAGTTTTGAAGCCAGATTTGGTTGCTCCTGGTGTGAATATTCTTGTTGCTTGGAGTGAAGATGTTGGTCCATTAGGGTTGAGGGTGAAGTTCAGCATAGTTTCTGGAACCTCAATGTCAAGCCCTCATGTGAGTGGTGTAGCTGCATTGATTAAGGCTAAGCATCCTCAATGGAGTCCAGCAGCTATAAAATCTGCACTGATGACAATAGCTTATGTTGTTGACAACACCATGAAGCCTCTGAAAGATGTATCAAATGCTGAAAAGCCTTCAAGTCCTTATGATCATGGTGCCAGTCATATTAACCCCACAAAAGCACTAGACCCAAGTTTAGTCTATGATATCAAGCCACAAGATTACCTTGATTTTCTATGCACTCAGAATCTAACTCCAAACCAGTTAGGTGTCTTTGGCAAATACGCAAACAGGTCATGTGCATATTCTCTAGCTAGCCCTGGTGACTTAAACTACCCTGCAATTTCATTGGTGTTTGCTGAGAATAAATCTATTTCA AGCCAATCCAGAAAGCAAGACGAAGTTGAACAGCGGTGTGACAAGGCGATTCGTGGCGAGGCGATACAATGGGCAAGGCAAACAAACGGAGCAGAGCACCCGAGGATGACGCAGACGGACGATGACCACCCAGCGATGGACAAGGACGACGCCACGGAAGACGGCAGCAGAGTGCGATAG
- the LOC112703032 gene encoding protein neprosin, producing MLLDLEAGMAAKLGIHNIVQLCFFFSLLLVPLVSGGRATTATTGGGSGGGGSSQKLNVQNHLKNLNKPPVKSIKSPDGDIIDCVHMSHQPAFDHPDLKNHKIQMKPQNFHPEGKILADSKVSSSSSPVAQLWHQNGRCPDGTIPVRRTKKEDILRASSIQRFGKKKQKSFPQPSAKPLPDILTQSGHQHAIVYVEGDKYYGAKATINVWDPRIQQPNEFSLSQMWILGGSFGQDLNSIEAGWQVSPDLYGDNNTRLFTYWTSDAYQATGCYNLLCSGFIQINSDIALGASIYPLSNYGSSQYDISILVWKDPKEGNWWMQFGNNHVLGYWPASLFSYLSDSASMIEWGGEVVNSESDGQHTSTQMGSGHFPDEGFGKASYFKNIQVVDGENKLRAPKDLGIYTEQDSCYNVKTGNADDWGNYFYYGGPGRNPNCP from the exons ATGCTTTTGGATTTGGAAGCTGGAATGGCTGCCAAGTTGGGAATTCACAATATTGTGCAGCTCTGCTTCTTTTTCTCCTTGCTTTTGGTGCCTTTGGTTTCTGGTGGCAGAGCCACCACCGCCACCACCGGTGGTGGAAGTGGTGGCGGCGGTTCCAGTCAGAAGCTTAATGTTCAGAACCATTTGAAGAATTTGAACAAGCCTCCTGTTAAGTCCATCAAG AGTCCTGATGGGGATATCATTGACTGTGTTCATATGTCACACCAGCCAGCTTTTGATCATCCTGacctcaagaatcacaaaattcaG ATGAAACCACAGAATTTCCATCCAGAAGGGAAAATTTTGGCAGACAGCAAAGTATCCTCAAGTTCCAGCCCTGTGGCTCAGCTGTGGCACCAAAACGGAAGGTGCCCGGACGGAACGATTCCAGTCCGGAGGACTAAGAAGGAAGACATATTGAGGGCAAGCTCAATTCAGCGATTTGGGAAGAAGAAGCAAAAGAGTTTTCCTCAGCCAAGTGCAAAACCTCTTCCTGATATCCTCACTCAAAGTGGTCACCAG CATGCAATAGTTTATGTGGAAGGAGATAAGTATTATGGAGCTAAAGCAACCATAAACGTTTGGGACCCTAGAATTCAACAACCAAATGAGTTTAGCCTCTCTCAAATGTGGATTCTTGGTGGCTCTTTTGGTCAAGATCTTAACAGTATTGAAGCAGGTTGGcag GTTAGCCCAGATTTGTATGGAGATAATAACACAAGGCTCTTTACTTATTGGACA AGCGATGCATATCAAGCTACTGGTTGCTACAATCTTCTCTGTTCTGGCTTTATTCAAATTAACAGTGATATAGCCCTTGGTGCTAGCATCTACCCACTTTCTAACTATGGTTCTTCCCAATATGATATTAGCATTCTGGTCTGGAAG GACCCAAAAGAAGGGAACTGGTGGATGCAATTTGGGAACAACCATGTTCTTGGGTACTGGCCAGCATCTTTATTTTCTTACCTCTCAGACAGTGCCTCAATGATTGAATGGGGGGGAGAAGTTGTGAATTCTGAGTCTGATGGCCAACATACTTCAACACAAATGGGGAGTGGCCATTTCCCTGATGAAGGTTTTGGCAAAGCAAGTTACTTCAAGAACATTCAGGTTGTCGACGGCGAAAACAAGCTTAGAGCTCCAAAGGACCTAGGCATTTACACCGAGCAAGATAGCTGCTATAATGTTAAAACTGGTAATGCTGATGATTGGGGCAATTACTTCTACTATGGTGGTCCTGGAAGAAACCCCAACTGCCCTTAG